From Ailuropoda melanoleuca isolate Jingjing chromosome 8, ASM200744v2, whole genome shotgun sequence, a single genomic window includes:
- the RRM1 gene encoding ribonucleoside-diphosphate reductase large subunit: MKRVETNQDWSLMCPNECPGLDEVWGEEFEKLYESYEKQGRVRKVVKAQQLWYAIIESQTETGTPYMLYKDSCNRKSNQQNLGTIKCSNLCTEIVEYTSKDEVAVCNLASVALNMYVTSEHTYDFKKLAEVTKVIVRNLNKIIDINYYPVPEACLSNKRHRPIGIGVQGLADAFILMRYPFESPEAQLLNKQIFETIYYGALEASCDLAREHGPYETYEGSPVSRGILQYDMWNVTPTDLWDWKLLKEKIAKYGIRNSLLIAPMPTASTAQILGNNESIEPYTSNIYTRRVLSGEFQIVNPHLLKDLTERGLWNEEMKNQIIACNGSIQSIPEIPDDLKQLYKTVWEISQKTVLKMAAERGAFIDQSQSLNIHIAEPNYGKLTSMHFYGWKQGLKTGMYYLRTRPAANPIQFTLNKEKLKDKEKATKEEEEKERNTAAMVCSLENREECLMCGS; the protein is encoded by the exons ATGAAACGAGTGGAGACTAATCAG GACTGGTCTTTGATGTGTCCAAATGAGTGTCCTGGTCTGGATGAGGTGTGGGGCGAGGAATTTGAGAAGCTTTATGAAAG TTATGAGAAACAGGGTCGAGTCCGCAAAGTTGTAAAAGCTCAGCAGCTTTGGTATGCCATCATTGAGTCTCAGACAGAGACAGGTACCCCGTACATGCTCTACAAAGATTCCTGTAATCGGAAGAGCAACCAGCAGAACCTGGGAACGATCAAATGCAGCAACCTGTGCACAGAAATAGTAGAGTATACCAGCAAAGATGAG GTTGCAGTCTGTAACTTGGCTTCCGTGGCCCTCAATATGTATGTTACGTCAGAACACACGTATGACTTTAAGAAGCTGGCTGAAGTCACCAAAGTCATTGTCCGaaacttgaataaaattattGATATTAACTACTACCCTGTCCCAGAG GCATGCTTATCAAATAAACGCCATCGCCCCATTGGAATCGGGGTACAAGGTCTGGCAGATGCTTTCATTCTGATGAGGTATCCTTTTGAGAGTCCAGAAGCCCAGCTACTGAATAAGCAGATATTTGAAACTATTTATTATGGAGCCTTGGAAGCCAGCTGTGACCTGGCCAGGGAGCATGGCCCATATGAAACCTATGAGGGCTCTCCAGTCAGCAGAGGA ATCCTTCAGTATGATATGTGGAATGTTACTCCCACAGACCTGTGGGACTGGAAACTTCTCAAGGAAAAGATTGCAAA GTATGGTATAAGAAACAGTTTACTTATTGCCCCGATGCCTACTGCTTCAACTGCTCAGATTCTGGGAAATAATGAGTCCATTGAACCTTATACAAGCAACATCTATACTCGCAGAGTCTTGTCAGGAGAATTTCAG ATTGTAAATCCTCATTTACTGAAGGATCTTACTGAGCGGGGCTTATGGAATGAAGAGATGAAAAATCAGATTATCGCATGCAATGGTTCTATCCAG aGCATACCCGAAATTCCTGATGACCTGAAGCAACTTTATAAGACTGTGTGGGAAATTTCACAGAAAACCGTTCTTAAGATGGCAGCTGAAAGAGGTGCTTTCATTGATCAAAGCCAGTCTTTGAACATCCACATCGCTGAGCCTAACTATGGCAAACTCACTAGTATGCACTTCTACGGCTGGAAGCAG GGTTTGAAGACTGGGATGTATTACTTAAGGACACGACCAGCAGCAAATCCGATCCAGTTCACGCTAAATAAGGAGAAGCTGAAAGATAAGGAGAAGgcaacaaaagaagaagaagagaaggagaggaacacGGCAGCCATGGTGTGCTCTCTGGAGAATAGAGAGGAGTGTCTGATGTGTGGGTCCTGA